From a single Sphingobium lignivorans genomic region:
- a CDS encoding class I SAM-dependent methyltransferase, which produces MITTQRVLKAAGKHISRAALRARAALGARRDRHCPACRREVVGFFRYGAEAEWGCIACGASPRERLMHALLDAGIITIPPGATILHCAPNEASLVKRFSAGAGDYVPADIDPARYDVPDMQQLDLMAMTDESRFDRIYASHVMEHVPDDKVVLRNLFRALQPAGEAWLLVPLWEKPSEDGPDDLSPRERERRFGQWDHVRQYGRDFADRIAAAGFRVELIDARSLAPQQVRRMALGDTLFRASRPE; this is translated from the coding sequence ATGATCACGACCCAGCGCGTCCTCAAGGCTGCCGGAAAGCACATCTCGCGCGCCGCGTTGCGCGCCCGCGCGGCGCTGGGCGCGCGGCGCGACCGGCATTGTCCGGCCTGCCGCAGGGAGGTCGTCGGTTTCTTCCGATATGGCGCGGAAGCGGAGTGGGGTTGCATCGCCTGCGGAGCCAGTCCGCGCGAGCGGCTGATGCATGCCTTGCTCGATGCCGGCATCATCACGATTCCACCCGGCGCGACCATCCTTCATTGCGCACCCAACGAGGCGAGCCTCGTCAAGCGCTTCTCCGCCGGCGCGGGTGACTATGTGCCCGCCGACATCGATCCCGCGCGCTATGACGTGCCGGACATGCAGCAGCTCGACCTCATGGCGATGACCGACGAGAGCCGGTTCGACCGCATCTATGCCAGCCATGTGATGGAGCATGTGCCCGACGACAAAGTGGTTCTGCGCAACCTGTTCCGCGCCTTGCAGCCGGCCGGCGAGGCATGGCTGCTGGTGCCCCTGTGGGAAAAGCCGAGCGAGGACGGGCCGGACGATCTGTCGCCGCGCGAGCGGGAGCGTCGCTTCGGCCAGTGGGACCATGTGCGGCAATATGGGCGTGACTTTGCCGACCGCATCGCCGCGGCGGGCTTCCGCGTCGAACTGATCGATGCGCGGTCGCTTGCCCCCCAGCAAGTGCGCCGCATGGCCCTGGGCGACACGCTGTTCCGGGCGTCCCGCCCGGAATGA